The following proteins come from a genomic window of Galactobacillus timonensis:
- a CDS encoding helicase-related protein yields the protein METFNNTTKVVKDDLEKKIYSGSKVSVAAACFSIYAYQALKNELEKCDEFRFIFTSPTFVAEKTPKERREFYIPRLNREKSLYGTEFEIRLRNELKQKAVAKECADWMRRKASFRTNTTREGMNNFLVVQDPEDAYTYMPMNSFTAVDLGCERGNNISNMVTRFENPASKEFLNLFDSVWNDEEKLADVTNEVIDMISTVYQENSPELIYFMTLYNIFSEFLDDVSEDVLPNEATGFKNSVIWNKLYNFQKDAVLGIINKLEQYNGCILADSVGLGKTFTALAVIKYYEGRNKNVLVLCPKKLSENWMTYRGNLINNPLAADRFRYDVLYHTDLSRNSGMTPIGLPIDRINWGNYDLVVIDESHNFRNGNGTNTHGGEKENRYMRLMNRVIKPGVRTKVLMLSATPVNNRFYDLRNQLALAYEGDPEEINEKLNTKSDIDTIFRQAQKVYNAWCKLPEKERTTQNLLSQLDFDFFEVLDSVTIARSRHHIKTYYDTKDIGTFPKRNKPISLYPKLTDKPGAINYKEVYECLSTLKLTIYTPTQFILPSKLSKYLSEEETENFRKGRETGIQRLMNINLLKRMESSVHSFLLTVQRVYQYLYNTDQTIKDFIQNGSGNLNEMTDLSAAAEDFDDDDQNTDFFSVGKKVQIDLHDMDYISWKRDIEDDLDTLSVLISMVKDITPEYDYKLNQLMKVIRNKEEKPINPGNKKVLIFTAFADTAEYLYDNIAPKAKELGLNTALVTGSIEGKTTIPNFKAEMNHVLSCFSPMSKDRDILYPQDKNNNIDILIGTDCISEGQNLQDCDYCINYDIHWNPVRIIQRFGRIDRIGSRNNVIQLVNFWPDLTLDEYINLKARVETRMRISVMTSTGDDDLINPDEKGDLEYRKEQLKKLQEEVVDLEDMTSGVSITDLGLNDFRMDLLAYMKEHKDINHIPFGIHAVAHGEKPGVIFVLKNVNTKVNIKNQNRLHPFYMVYVGNDGEIITDHLQPKDTLDEMRHIAKGKAEPDKDLCRTFNRETKDGRNMSKVSKLLEDAIGSIIDAKDEEDISSFFSAGETTFQSGGFSGLEDFELICFMVVMA from the coding sequence ATGGAGACATTTAATAACACCACCAAGGTCGTGAAAGATGATCTTGAAAAAAAGATATATTCAGGCAGCAAGGTGTCTGTTGCGGCTGCTTGCTTTTCTATTTATGCCTATCAGGCGCTTAAGAATGAACTTGAAAAGTGTGATGAATTTAGATTTATTTTTACTTCGCCAACATTCGTTGCAGAGAAGACACCAAAGGAGAGGCGCGAGTTTTATATTCCGAGACTTAATCGCGAAAAGAGTCTGTATGGAACAGAGTTTGAGATCCGTCTTCGGAACGAATTAAAGCAGAAAGCAGTGGCAAAGGAGTGCGCTGATTGGATGCGTCGGAAAGCATCTTTCCGTACTAACACGACGCGGGAAGGTATGAATAATTTTCTTGTTGTTCAGGATCCGGAGGATGCTTATACCTATATGCCCATGAATTCCTTTACGGCTGTAGATCTTGGGTGCGAGCGTGGAAACAATATCAGTAACATGGTGACACGCTTCGAAAATCCGGCAAGCAAGGAGTTTTTAAATCTCTTTGATTCGGTATGGAATGATGAGGAAAAACTTGCCGATGTGACAAATGAAGTGATTGATATGATCAGCACAGTCTATCAGGAAAACTCCCCAGAACTGATCTATTTCATGACGCTGTATAACATCTTCAGCGAGTTCCTCGATGATGTTTCAGAGGATGTTCTTCCGAATGAGGCGACCGGTTTCAAGAACAGTGTGATCTGGAATAAGCTCTACAACTTTCAGAAGGATGCCGTACTTGGTATTATCAATAAGCTTGAACAGTACAACGGTTGCATCCTCGCAGATAGCGTCGGCCTTGGAAAGACTTTCACCGCTCTTGCCGTCATCAAATACTATGAGGGCAGAAATAAAAATGTGCTCGTCCTGTGCCCGAAGAAGCTCTCCGAGAACTGGATGACGTATCGCGGAAATTTAATCAATAACCCGCTGGCAGCAGATCGCTTCCGGTACGATGTGCTCTACCATACTGACCTTTCGAGAAACAGTGGTATGACACCGATCGGTCTTCCAATCGACCGGATCAACTGGGGAAACTATGACTTGGTGGTGATCGATGAGAGTCATAACTTCCGTAATGGAAATGGCACAAACACGCATGGAGGAGAAAAAGAAAACCGCTACATGCGGCTGATGAACCGAGTGATCAAGCCGGGTGTACGCACGAAGGTTTTAATGCTTTCCGCCACACCGGTCAACAATCGGTTCTATGATCTCAGAAATCAGCTGGCCCTCGCCTATGAAGGTGATCCGGAAGAGATCAATGAAAAGTTAAATACCAAATCGGATATCGATACGATTTTCCGTCAGGCGCAGAAGGTCTACAACGCATGGTGTAAGCTTCCGGAAAAAGAAAGAACAACTCAGAATCTGCTGTCGCAGCTGGATTTTGACTTCTTCGAAGTACTGGATTCCGTGACGATTGCAAGATCGCGGCATCATATAAAGACCTACTACGATACCAAGGATATTGGAACGTTCCCAAAGCGGAATAAACCGATTTCTCTTTATCCGAAACTGACGGATAAGCCGGGAGCTATTAACTATAAAGAAGTGTATGAATGCCTTTCTACGCTGAAGCTTACGATTTATACACCGACGCAGTTTATTCTTCCCAGCAAGCTCTCAAAATACCTGTCGGAAGAAGAAACCGAGAACTTCCGGAAAGGCCGTGAGACGGGTATCCAGCGTCTCATGAATATAAACCTGTTAAAGCGAATGGAAAGCTCTGTTCATTCATTCCTGCTGACGGTACAGAGGGTTTATCAATATCTTTACAATACTGATCAGACTATAAAAGACTTTATTCAGAACGGTTCTGGGAACCTGAATGAAATGACAGATCTGTCTGCCGCCGCAGAAGATTTTGATGATGACGATCAGAATACGGATTTTTTCTCTGTAGGCAAGAAGGTACAGATCGATCTTCACGATATGGATTATATTTCGTGGAAACGGGATATTGAGGATGACCTCGATACTCTTTCTGTTCTGATTAGCATGGTGAAGGACATTACACCGGAATATGACTACAAGCTGAATCAGTTGATGAAGGTCATTCGGAATAAGGAAGAAAAGCCAATCAATCCGGGAAATAAGAAGGTTCTGATATTCACTGCCTTCGCCGATACAGCTGAATACCTGTACGATAATATTGCCCCAAAAGCAAAGGAACTGGGACTGAATACGGCTCTTGTAACAGGAAGCATTGAAGGAAAAACGACGATTCCGAATTTCAAAGCAGAGATGAATCATGTGCTGTCCTGCTTTTCACCAATGTCAAAAGATCGAGATATTCTTTATCCGCAGGATAAAAATAACAACATTGATATCCTGATCGGCACGGACTGCATTTCAGAAGGACAGAACCTTCAGGACTGTGATTACTGCATCAATTATGACATCCACTGGAATCCGGTGAGAATCATCCAGCGGTTCGGAAGAATTGACCGAATCGGCAGTAGAAACAACGTGATCCAGCTCGTGAACTTCTGGCCCGATCTTACGCTTGACGAGTATATCAATCTTAAAGCCAGAGTTGAGACCAGAATGAGAATTTCTGTTATGACCTCAACCGGTGATGATGATCTGATCAATCCGGATGAAAAAGGTGATCTCGAATATCGTAAGGAGCAGTTGAAAAAGCTGCAGGAAGAGGTCGTGGATCTGGAAGACATGACAAGCGGTGTCTCCATCACAGACCTTGGCCTGAATGATTTCCGGATGGACCTTCTCGCATACATGAAAGAACACAAGGATATCAATCACATCCCATTTGGCATTCATGCCGTAGCTCACGGAGAGAAGCCGGGAGTGATCTTCGTGCTTAAAAATGTGAATACGAAGGTCAACATCAAAAACCAAAACCGGCTGCATCCGTTCTATATGGTTTATGTAGGTAATGATGGCGAGATCATCACGGATCATCTGCAGCCAAAGGATACTTTGGACGAGATGCGGCACATCGCCAAAGGGAAAGCCGAACCCGATAAGGATCTGTGCAGGACATTTAACAGAGAAACAAAGGATGGTCGGAATATGAGTAAGGTGTCCAAACTACTCGAGGATGCCATCGGATCAATTATCGATGCCAAGGATGAAGAAGATATCTCCAGCTTCTTCTCCGCAGGCGAGACGACATTCCAGTCGGGGGGCTTTTCCGGTCTTGAGGACTTTGAACTGATTTGCTTTATGGTGGTGATGGCATGA
- a CDS encoding ExeA family protein encodes MSGNIYGLTGNPFDKNFSFGGRYFESDDLKQVLSRLNLLKTTRGIGMITAPPGMGKSMALKVFADSLNPNQYRPVYISFTTVTVPEFYRQLSDTFGITDVKGKTARVRALKEQIAYTYKEKRQTVILILDEAQYLNQGILNDLQMLMNFDYDSKNCFALVLSGEPYLNTVINKPVHAALKQRILVHYEYNGLSGEEVKEYIFFKLKQAGGTEAIVDPAAISVINGYAGGDPRIIDNIMYDSINIGEQQNAMTINIDIVRAAAQNRSF; translated from the coding sequence ATGTCAGGTAATATCTATGGTCTGACTGGAAATCCATTTGATAAGAATTTCAGCTTCGGAGGCCGGTACTTTGAGTCAGATGATTTGAAGCAGGTTCTTTCCCGCCTGAATCTGTTGAAAACAACCCGTGGTATTGGAATGATTACGGCTCCTCCCGGGATGGGAAAATCAATGGCACTGAAGGTCTTTGCGGACAGCCTGAACCCAAATCAGTACAGACCGGTATACATTAGTTTCACTACTGTAACCGTTCCTGAATTCTATCGACAGTTGTCAGATACGTTCGGGATTACGGACGTCAAAGGCAAGACTGCCAGGGTCAGGGCTCTGAAGGAACAGATCGCCTATACCTACAAAGAAAAACGCCAGACAGTTATTCTGATCCTGGATGAAGCCCAATATCTGAATCAGGGCATTCTGAATGATTTACAAATGTTGATGAACTTCGACTACGACTCCAAAAACTGTTTTGCGCTGGTACTAAGCGGCGAACCCTATCTGAACACAGTCATCAATAAGCCGGTGCACGCCGCCCTAAAACAAAGAATACTGGTGCATTATGAATACAATGGCCTGTCTGGTGAAGAAGTAAAGGAATATATCTTCTTCAAGCTGAAACAGGCCGGCGGCACAGAAGCGATCGTTGACCCAGCCGCAATCAGTGTGATCAACGGATATGCAGGTGGAGACCCCCGTATCATCGACAATATTATGTATGACTCAATCAATATCGGGGAACAGCAGAATGCGATGACGATCAATATAGATATCGTCCGTGCAGCTGCGCAGAACAGATCATTTTAA
- a CDS encoding DNA methyltransferase gives MEKLKMHTPDLAEENYKKLAALFPDAVTETIDDEGKVVRAIDKDVLMQEINAQVVDDGQERYQFTWPDKRKSVVLANQPIAKTLRFEKEMSVGRDGTPGKADSENIYIEGDNLDALKLLQETYLGKVKMIYIDPPYNTGNDFIYEDDFSQNAADYAGNSGQTDDEGNRLVQNSESNGRFHTDWLNMIYPRLRLSKDLLSDDGVIFISIDDNEQENLRKCCDVKRQIKIRAGSRL, from the coding sequence ATGGAAAAGCTTAAGATGCACACACCGGATCTGGCCGAAGAGAATTATAAGAAGCTGGCGGCACTCTTCCCGGATGCAGTGACAGAGACGATAGATGATGAAGGGAAAGTAGTACGCGCCATTGACAAGGATGTTCTGATGCAGGAAATCAATGCACAGGTCGTAGATGATGGGCAGGAGCGTTATCAATTTACATGGCCAGACAAGAGAAAATCTGTCGTTCTGGCAAATCAGCCGATTGCAAAGACACTGCGCTTTGAAAAGGAGATGTCTGTCGGCAGAGATGGTACGCCAGGTAAAGCTGACTCAGAAAATATCTATATCGAGGGAGATAATCTTGATGCACTGAAACTTCTTCAGGAGACTTATCTTGGCAAGGTAAAGATGATATATATAGATCCACCGTATAACACGGGAAATGATTTTATTTATGAAGACGATTTTTCACAGAATGCTGCAGATTACGCAGGCAATAGCGGACAGACCGATGACGAGGGAAACCGTCTTGTACAAAACAGTGAAAGCAATGGTAGGTTCCACACTGATTGGCTTAACATGATTTATCCTAGGCTTAGGCTTTCAAAGGATCTATTGTCTGATGATGGGGTTATTTTTATTTCAATTGATGATAATGAACAAGAGAATTTGAGAAAATGCTGTGATGTGAAGCGGCAGATTAAGATCCGCGCAGGCAGCAGATTATAA
- a CDS encoding DUF4391 domain-containing protein, whose amino-acid sequence MIDFPESTVVHRRIPKEAFYKHLPLSAALKTTFVSDVNQIVVENSLTKENLNLTKASEVKEIMLLSIDLKKQDFDGKIVEAIARQNPHRLAFLLKYEDECQLAIYHSKLYRTAWMPENKAELSLHGNTLDEIWDDLIRQIAISSEIILQKQNQTIDEQLKNQDEIDRLNRLIKKTEAETWKEQQPKKRFELYTRLQEYKRQMEEITHGKA is encoded by the coding sequence ATGATAGATTTTCCAGAAAGCACGGTGGTGCATCGGCGGATCCCGAAGGAGGCATTTTATAAGCACCTTCCGCTCTCTGCTGCCTTAAAAACAACATTTGTGTCAGATGTAAATCAGATTGTAGTGGAAAACAGCCTGACAAAAGAGAATCTGAATCTTACCAAGGCCTCAGAAGTTAAAGAGATCATGCTGTTATCCATTGACTTGAAGAAGCAGGACTTCGATGGGAAGATCGTAGAAGCAATCGCACGGCAGAATCCGCATAGGCTCGCGTTTCTGCTTAAGTATGAGGATGAATGTCAGCTTGCTATATATCACAGCAAACTATACCGCACCGCATGGATGCCGGAGAATAAGGCAGAGCTTTCCTTACATGGGAATACGCTGGATGAGATATGGGATGATCTGATTCGTCAGATAGCGATATCTTCAGAGATCATATTGCAGAAGCAAAATCAGACCATCGATGAGCAGCTTAAGAACCAGGATGAAATAGATCGATTGAACAGACTGATCAAGAAAACAGAAGCAGAAACATGGAAGGAACAGCAGCCAAAGAAGCGCTTTGAGCTATATACCAGGCTGCAGGAATATAAGAGACAAATGGAGGAAATTACACATGGAAAAGCTTAA